Proteins found in one Nocardia brasiliensis ATCC 700358 genomic segment:
- a CDS encoding SDR family NAD(P)-dependent oxidoreductase, with translation MSISLSTESTRALSTLPAEVTDYWAGRHVVVTGGSSGIGLEVTELALAMGARVSVVALEDHALRRLSEEADQQNRPLAVFAADVTRKEQVGAAVDAARARHGAIGAVIVCAGIAKPDYFDRLVDADFTRHMEVNYFGALHAIRAALPDLDAGTGSSITVISSLAGVLPCFGYGAYSPSKFAVRALCEVLRQELKPRGITVTVVLPPDVDTPQLAAEAATKPPELRALSAGTPISAGEVAHALLIGAARGRATVVPSPAARLTRWLAGVVPGLLAWVMDRRIARVQRNR, from the coding sequence ATGAGCATCTCGTTATCGACCGAATCGACCCGCGCACTCTCCACCCTGCCCGCCGAGGTGACGGACTACTGGGCCGGACGCCACGTGGTGGTGACCGGCGGCAGTAGCGGCATCGGACTGGAGGTGACCGAACTGGCCTTGGCCATGGGCGCCAGGGTCAGCGTCGTCGCGCTCGAAGACCATGCCCTGCGGCGTCTTTCCGAGGAAGCGGACCAGCAGAACCGTCCACTGGCGGTGTTCGCCGCCGACGTCACGCGCAAGGAGCAGGTCGGCGCCGCCGTCGACGCGGCACGCGCGCGGCACGGCGCGATCGGCGCGGTGATCGTGTGCGCGGGTATCGCCAAGCCGGACTATTTCGACCGGCTCGTCGATGCCGACTTCACCAGACATATGGAGGTCAACTACTTCGGTGCGCTGCATGCGATCCGAGCGGCGCTGCCCGATCTCGACGCGGGCACCGGGAGCAGCATCACGGTCATCTCGTCCCTGGCGGGCGTGCTGCCCTGTTTCGGTTACGGCGCATACAGTCCCAGTAAGTTCGCCGTGCGCGCGCTGTGCGAGGTATTGCGCCAAGAACTGAAACCGCGCGGCATCACCGTCACCGTCGTCCTGCCGCCCGATGTCGACACCCCGCAACTGGCCGCCGAGGCGGCGACCAAGCCGCCGGAGCTGCGCGCGCTGAGCGCCGGAACACCCATCAGCGCAGGCGAAGTCGCGCACGCCCTGCTGATCGGCGCGGCGCGCGGTCGCGCCACGGTCGTGCCCTCGCCGGCCGCCCGGCTGACGCGCTGGCTCGCGGGTGTGGTCCCCGGCCTGCTGGCCTGGGTGATGGATCGCCGGATCGCTCGTGTCCAGCGCAACCGCTGA
- a CDS encoding LysR family transcriptional regulator: MGALDLDQLRTFVQVVECGSFSRAAQRLGITQPAVSLRLRQLENRLGVTLLERVGRQVRPTAAGAELLAHAARIEDAVSVAVDSLAHYTEGTAGRVRLGTGETACVYLLPPVLRGLRGRFPALDLIVHTGNTDALLHLLAENRIDLGLLTMPIPGRAFEVTPVRQDEFVLVAAADAAAPPARTTAAALASRPLVLFDPGGNTRRLVDRWFAAAGHTVKPVMELGSVAAIKELVGAGLGYAILPRMALPARDDGRLTARSLTPPLHRTIAVVLRRDKPRTRALSAVVDALTTPDAQR; encoded by the coding sequence ATGGGCGCGCTGGACCTCGATCAGCTGCGCACGTTCGTGCAAGTCGTCGAGTGCGGCAGCTTTTCGCGTGCGGCGCAACGGTTGGGCATCACCCAGCCGGCCGTCAGCCTGCGCCTGCGGCAACTCGAAAACCGTTTGGGCGTAACTCTGCTGGAGCGGGTAGGTCGACAGGTGCGCCCGACCGCGGCCGGGGCCGAACTGCTGGCGCACGCGGCACGGATCGAAGACGCGGTGTCGGTCGCGGTGGACAGCCTCGCGCACTACACGGAGGGCACTGCCGGGCGAGTCCGGCTCGGTACCGGCGAGACCGCGTGCGTGTACCTGCTGCCGCCGGTCCTGCGCGGGTTGCGTGGCCGGTTCCCGGCGCTCGACCTCATCGTGCACACCGGTAACACCGACGCTCTGCTGCACCTGCTCGCGGAGAACCGCATCGACCTGGGTTTGCTCACCATGCCCATTCCCGGCCGCGCCTTCGAGGTGACCCCGGTCCGGCAGGACGAATTCGTACTGGTCGCGGCTGCGGACGCCGCCGCGCCGCCGGCCAGGACCACAGCCGCCGCGCTCGCGTCTCGGCCGCTGGTGCTGTTCGATCCCGGCGGTAACACACGCCGACTCGTCGATCGATGGTTCGCCGCCGCGGGACACACCGTCAAGCCGGTGATGGAATTGGGCAGTGTGGCCGCGATCAAGGAATTGGTCGGCGCGGGTCTCGGCTACGCGATTCTGCCGCGCATGGCATTGCCCGCTCGCGACGACGGGCGCTTGACGGCCCGCTCGCTGACTCCGCCGCTGCACCGAACCATCGCCGTGGTCCTGCGCCGGGACAAACCCCGCACTCGGGCCCTGTCCGCTGTAGTCGATGCGCTGACCACCCCCGACGCACAGCGCTGA
- a CDS encoding MFS transporter, with protein sequence MDAKLRKAVRFLGVSQLVCWGVTYYLVGIFGGGIGADLGWSETRVQGGFSVALLVMGCASPLVGRCIDRFGGRPVLATGSVLAGLGCAGVATTSTVGWYYLSWIVLGAAMRCTLYDAAFATLACLGGGHAKRPMSQITLLGGLASTVFWPIGHGLAEALGWRGAVLVYAGFALSTLPMHLAIPRHGPLPVETRTPAAAPVAAARDDRVAAVLYAAIMTGVGFLASGLSAHLIGILTGLGLAVGTAVWVSTLRGIAQSAARLGDVLFGRSLAAPDLNLISLALLLFSFLVGFGGGRMLVLAAACAALYGAGNGLATITRGTLPLALFPAHGYGARVGRLLLPSFLLSAAAPLVYAVVLENYGATGALTLSAVLSAGMVAAGFALRRRARAIAANSATVSQM encoded by the coding sequence ATGGACGCGAAGCTGCGAAAGGCGGTGCGCTTCCTCGGTGTTTCCCAGCTGGTCTGCTGGGGCGTCACCTACTACCTCGTGGGCATCTTCGGCGGCGGCATCGGTGCGGATCTCGGTTGGAGCGAAACCCGGGTCCAGGGTGGGTTTTCAGTGGCGCTGCTGGTGATGGGCTGCGCTTCGCCGCTGGTCGGCCGCTGCATCGACCGGTTCGGCGGCAGGCCCGTCCTCGCGACCGGTTCGGTGCTGGCGGGGCTGGGCTGCGCGGGTGTCGCCACGACGAGCACCGTTGGCTGGTACTACCTTTCGTGGATCGTGCTGGGCGCGGCCATGCGGTGCACGCTCTACGATGCCGCGTTCGCGACGCTGGCCTGCCTCGGCGGCGGCCACGCGAAACGGCCGATGTCGCAGATCACGCTGCTGGGCGGGTTGGCGTCCACAGTGTTCTGGCCGATCGGTCACGGTCTGGCCGAGGCGCTGGGCTGGCGCGGTGCAGTGCTCGTCTATGCCGGGTTCGCGCTGTCGACCCTGCCGATGCATCTCGCGATACCGCGCCACGGGCCGCTACCGGTCGAAACCCGCACTCCCGCAGCCGCACCCGTTGCCGCCGCACGCGATGACCGCGTTGCGGCGGTCTTATATGCGGCGATCATGACCGGGGTGGGCTTTCTGGCCTCGGGACTGTCCGCCCATCTGATCGGCATACTCACCGGCCTCGGCTTGGCGGTCGGCACCGCGGTGTGGGTGTCGACCCTGCGCGGCATCGCCCAGTCCGCGGCCCGGCTCGGTGACGTGTTGTTCGGACGAAGCTTGGCGGCACCGGATCTGAACCTGATCTCCCTTGCGCTGCTGCTGTTCTCGTTTCTCGTCGGCTTCGGCGGCGGGCGGATGCTGGTGCTCGCCGCGGCCTGCGCCGCGCTGTACGGCGCCGGAAACGGGCTGGCCACCATCACCCGGGGCACGTTGCCGCTGGCCCTGTTTCCGGCGCACGGCTACGGGGCCCGCGTCGGACGACTGCTGCTGCCCAGCTTTCTGCTCTCCGCCGCCGCACCGCTGGTCTACGCCGTCGTTCTCGAAAACTACGGGGCCACCGGCGCTTTGACGTTGTCCGCGGTGCTCTCGGCCGGGATGGTGGCCGCCGGGTTCGCGCTACGACGCAGAGCCAGGGCGATTGCCGCGAACAGTGCGACGGTCAGCCAGATGTAG
- a CDS encoding helix-turn-helix domain-containing protein, producing MRSYEVGTVPIDRDVEDGWEVVHPTAEAALDGVLMAGFRDRAGAGLDLRVLPQPTVVVIVGIGDNPVTVHGAAGSRALPSFVATLSPGPARIHGEHVECVEVRLSPRAAYGLLGVSPRELNGSVTELGELWGPQERRLREQLADAASWSQRLALTRAFLLQRGAAAPPMAPEVATSWDTIVAHRGQIRVDDLAASCGWSRKRLWARFNDQIGLSPKRAAMLVRFDHAARALRAGKTAGEVAVSCGYADQPHLNRDLLALAGCTPSALAGRVTSAG from the coding sequence ATGCGCAGCTACGAGGTGGGGACCGTCCCCATTGACCGTGATGTCGAGGACGGCTGGGAGGTCGTGCATCCGACCGCCGAGGCCGCCCTCGACGGCGTGCTGATGGCCGGGTTCCGCGATCGCGCGGGCGCCGGGCTGGACCTGCGGGTGCTGCCGCAGCCCACGGTCGTCGTCATCGTCGGCATCGGGGACAACCCGGTCACGGTGCACGGTGCGGCCGGATCCCGGGCGCTGCCGAGTTTCGTCGCCACGCTGTCGCCCGGCCCGGCTCGTATCCACGGGGAACACGTCGAATGCGTCGAGGTGCGTTTGTCGCCGCGGGCCGCCTACGGCCTGCTCGGCGTCTCGCCGCGCGAACTGAACGGGTCCGTCACCGAGCTCGGGGAGCTGTGGGGGCCGCAGGAGCGACGGCTGCGCGAGCAGCTCGCCGACGCCGCGAGCTGGTCGCAGCGGCTCGCCCTGACGCGTGCGTTCCTCCTGCAGCGGGGCGCGGCGGCGCCGCCGATGGCGCCGGAGGTCGCGACCTCGTGGGACACCATCGTCGCCCACCGCGGTCAGATCCGGGTGGACGACCTCGCCGCGTCCTGCGGCTGGAGCCGAAAGCGGTTGTGGGCCAGGTTCAATGATCAGATCGGCCTGTCCCCCAAACGCGCCGCCATGCTGGTCCGTTTCGACCACGCCGCTCGCGCGCTGCGCGCGGGCAAGACCGCCGGTGAAGTCGCCGTGAGCTGTGGGTACGCCGATCAACCGCACCTGAACCGGGACCTGCTCGCGCTGGCCGGCTGCACGCCGAGCGCGCTGGCCGGGCGGGTCACCTCCGCCGGCTGA
- a CDS encoding methyltransferase has translation MPDTDVRATESADRDLIVRLAFGSFAAQTLRSAIELQIVPLLGSTPRQAAEVAAAAGTAPEPTLRLLRALAGLGLLTEHDPGSFTSTSAGALLDPGNPESLTSFVRMFTDPAIIRAWEHLDGSIRTGDIAFDRVFGTDFFSHLAERPELSAEFNAAMSQAVAETAAALPTAFDFGRFHSVTDVGGGDGTLLAAVLAAHPALRGVVFDTAEGLAQAPKTLADNGVSDRCTLGAGDFFRAVPTGSDLYLIKSVLHDWTDEQAVTILRHCREALPQDGLVLIVEPVLPAVVDPAADSADGGITYLSDLNMLVNVGGRERTRADFADLCARAGLRLTAVTPLLAAAPYSLLEAVAADH, from the coding sequence ATGCCAGACACCGATGTCCGAGCCACCGAAAGCGCCGATCGCGACCTGATCGTACGGCTCGCCTTCGGCAGTTTCGCCGCGCAAACCCTGCGCAGCGCAATCGAATTGCAGATAGTTCCGCTGCTCGGCAGCACGCCGCGGCAGGCCGCCGAGGTGGCCGCGGCGGCCGGGACCGCGCCCGAACCCACGCTCCGGCTGCTGCGTGCGCTGGCCGGATTGGGACTGCTGACCGAACACGACCCGGGCTCCTTCACCTCGACTTCGGCAGGGGCACTGCTCGATCCGGGCAACCCGGAGTCGCTGACGTCGTTCGTCCGCATGTTCACCGACCCGGCGATCATCCGGGCCTGGGAGCATCTGGACGGCAGCATCCGCACCGGCGACATCGCGTTCGACCGAGTGTTCGGCACCGATTTCTTCAGTCATCTCGCCGAACGTCCCGAGCTGTCCGCCGAATTCAACGCGGCGATGAGCCAGGCCGTCGCGGAGACCGCCGCCGCGTTGCCGACAGCGTTCGATTTCGGCCGGTTCCACTCGGTCACCGATGTCGGCGGCGGCGACGGCACCTTGCTCGCCGCGGTGCTGGCCGCGCATCCGGCGCTGCGCGGCGTCGTCTTCGATACCGCGGAGGGTTTGGCCCAAGCACCGAAAACGTTGGCGGACAACGGTGTCAGTGATCGGTGCACGCTCGGCGCCGGTGACTTCTTCCGTGCGGTGCCGACGGGGTCGGACCTCTACCTGATCAAGAGCGTGCTGCACGATTGGACCGACGAACAGGCCGTCACCATCCTGCGGCACTGCCGCGAGGCGCTGCCGCAGGACGGTCTCGTGCTGATCGTGGAGCCGGTGCTGCCCGCTGTCGTCGATCCCGCCGCCGACAGCGCCGACGGCGGGATCACCTATCTCAGCGACCTCAACATGCTGGTCAATGTCGGCGGCCGGGAACGCACCCGCGCGGACTTCGCGGACCTGTGCGCGCGGGCGGGGCTGCGGCTCACCGCGGTGACACCGCTGCTCGCGGCCGCGCCCTACTCGCTGCTCGAAGCCGTGGCCGCCGACCACTGA
- a CDS encoding YybH family protein, whose protein sequence is MSEIESRVRIAQPEDVIDVFVELVAAGDAAGLAALYEPDAVLAIPGGPVVSGIPAIREAYAQFLATGPVFEIGARQQPLVTGDIALSAHQWPNGEITVDVLRRQPDGTWLCAISQPKVN, encoded by the coding sequence ATGAGTGAGATCGAGAGCCGGGTGCGCATTGCGCAGCCGGAGGACGTGATCGACGTGTTCGTCGAACTGGTGGCGGCGGGGGACGCGGCGGGCTTGGCCGCGCTGTACGAACCCGACGCTGTGCTCGCGATTCCCGGCGGCCCGGTGGTCAGCGGCATCCCGGCGATCCGCGAGGCCTACGCGCAATTCCTCGCTACCGGACCGGTTTTCGAGATCGGTGCGCGGCAGCAACCGCTCGTGACGGGCGATATCGCGCTGAGCGCACACCAATGGCCCAACGGCGAGATCACCGTGGACGTGCTGCGCCGGCAGCCCGACGGCACCTGGCTGTGCGCGATCAGCCAGCCGAAGGTCAACTGA
- a CDS encoding TetR/AcrR family transcriptional regulator, which yields MTVPLGRRERKKAATRQNIADTALRLFSERGYDAVGIRDVAAEADVAVTTLFSHFASKEALIFERDDDFEQRLLQAATHRPADETLMHALRREIHALVRHCTGPDVAPIWKMIEESAALREYEKTMRLRHAESLATAIATDLGLSRTPVACRTIARFVIDAYSVAREAPDPAAAVDEIFQMIEAAWSVAEFS from the coding sequence ATGACCGTGCCGCTCGGGCGTCGTGAGCGTAAGAAGGCCGCGACCCGCCAGAATATCGCCGATACCGCGCTGCGGCTGTTCTCGGAGCGCGGGTACGACGCGGTCGGCATCCGGGACGTGGCGGCCGAGGCCGATGTGGCCGTCACGACCCTCTTCTCGCACTTCGCCTCGAAAGAGGCCCTGATCTTCGAGCGGGACGACGACTTCGAGCAGCGCCTGCTGCAGGCGGCCACCCATCGGCCGGCGGACGAAACGCTCATGCACGCGCTGCGTCGCGAAATCCACGCCCTGGTGCGGCACTGCACCGGGCCGGACGTCGCGCCCATCTGGAAGATGATCGAAGAATCGGCGGCCCTGCGGGAGTACGAGAAAACGATGCGGCTACGTCACGCGGAGTCGCTGGCCACCGCCATCGCCACCGATCTCGGCCTGTCCCGGACGCCGGTGGCCTGCCGGACCATCGCCAGATTCGTGATCGACGCCTACTCCGTGGCCCGTGAGGCTCCCGATCCGGCCGCCGCAGTGGACGAGATCTTCCAGATGATCGAGGCCGCTTGGAGCGTCGCCGAATTCAGCTGA
- a CDS encoding xylulokinase, which yields MSTAVPETGTSGELLLGIDIGTTAVKVVAFTVAGDQVAAHTTPYPTSRPKPGWAEQDPMDWWRGCAAGMRAVLSAVPVGAVRAIGLASQVNTHVCVDDRLTPLAPAIIWQDQRCAEIAREFDARFDAADKVRIWGSAITLDASFVGARAEWFARTDPDLWTRTRWVLGPKDFVAAKLTGRVATDLLAAVRVAGPDGYLAEAVALVDGLEERLPEILAPEATVGRVDGADVVVGTMDAYSAVFGTRTTEPGRGMISCGTSLVVAGAAAQAHPAGGIVTFPPRSGLYVHAGPTQAGGDAVRWWSQVSGLSLAEVFESAAAGVPGVLFTPYLAGERAPLWDAEVRASFLGMSSATTTADMSLAVLHGVAMSARHVLESVETACGFEIPSVTFSGGGARSALWGQIHADVLARPVDRLRVHDSAALGAALLGAVGAGLYPDVTAAARAAVAVDRTFVPTAPVGWLRGLYEGYRSVHTALRDLHAELAQWHRLS from the coding sequence ATGAGCACTGCGGTACCGGAGACCGGGACGTCGGGGGAGTTGTTGCTCGGCATCGATATCGGGACTACCGCGGTGAAGGTGGTCGCGTTCACCGTGGCGGGTGATCAGGTGGCGGCGCATACGACGCCGTATCCGACCAGTAGGCCGAAACCCGGGTGGGCCGAACAGGATCCGATGGACTGGTGGCGGGGCTGTGCCGCCGGGATGCGGGCCGTGTTGTCGGCGGTGCCCGTGGGTGCGGTGCGGGCGATCGGGCTGGCCAGTCAGGTCAATACCCATGTGTGCGTGGATGATCGGCTGACGCCGCTGGCGCCCGCGATCATCTGGCAGGACCAGCGCTGTGCCGAGATCGCCCGGGAATTCGACGCTCGCTTCGACGCTGCGGACAAGGTGCGGATCTGGGGGTCCGCGATCACCCTCGACGCGTCGTTCGTGGGCGCCCGGGCGGAATGGTTCGCCCGCACCGACCCGGACCTGTGGACGCGGACGCGCTGGGTGCTGGGGCCCAAGGATTTCGTCGCCGCGAAACTGACCGGGCGGGTCGCGACGGATCTGCTGGCCGCGGTACGGGTGGCGGGGCCGGACGGATACCTCGCCGAGGCGGTGGCACTCGTCGACGGACTCGAGGAGCGGCTGCCGGAGATCCTGGCTCCGGAGGCCACGGTGGGACGGGTCGACGGCGCGGATGTAGTAGTGGGCACGATGGACGCCTACAGTGCGGTGTTCGGCACCCGCACCACCGAGCCCGGGCGCGGAATGATCTCGTGCGGAACGTCATTGGTCGTCGCGGGCGCTGCCGCGCAGGCGCACCCGGCCGGTGGGATCGTCACCTTCCCGCCGCGTTCCGGACTGTATGTCCATGCGGGGCCGACGCAGGCGGGCGGGGATGCCGTGCGCTGGTGGAGCCAGGTGTCCGGGCTGAGTCTGGCGGAGGTCTTCGAATCGGCCGCCGCGGGCGTGCCCGGCGTGCTCTTCACGCCCTACCTGGCGGGTGAACGAGCACCGTTGTGGGACGCCGAGGTTCGCGCGAGCTTTCTCGGGATGAGTTCGGCGACAACGACGGCCGATATGTCGCTGGCGGTGTTGCACGGGGTGGCGATGTCGGCCCGGCATGTGCTCGAATCCGTCGAGACCGCCTGTGGATTCGAGATTCCCAGCGTGACGTTCTCGGGTGGTGGGGCGCGCAGCGCGCTATGGGGGCAGATCCACGCCGACGTGCTGGCACGTCCGGTGGACCGATTGCGGGTGCACGACAGCGCGGCGCTGGGCGCGGCTTTGCTGGGTGCGGTCGGCGCGGGTCTCTACCCGGACGTGACCGCGGCGGCGCGCGCGGCGGTCGCGGTCGACCGGACGTTCGTTCCGACGGCGCCGGTCGGATGGTTGCGTGGCTTGTACGAGGGTTACCGATCGGTGCATACCGCCCTGCGCGACCTGCACGCCGAACTGGCGCAATGGCACCGGCTCAGCTGA
- a CDS encoding TetR/AcrR family transcriptional regulator has product MLIPAVSQSARIVGEAAGSTSAPEAPPLRHGGVEQIESQARGGRLALVDRRALPLGVPRAERADAARNRQRLLAAARALIAEVGVDKVTMDGLAERSGLGKGSVFRHFGTRAGIFDALLDEDERAFQNQVMAGPPPLGPGADPIPRLIAFGRARITFLLDRQAIARAGLDRAQPIPAGAATLSRFHIRMLLGHACPDVADLDTLAVQLTAALEGPILLYLSSDDPAHSAHQLRRLAEGWQVLVERATAPRMG; this is encoded by the coding sequence GTGCTCATCCCCGCAGTCTCGCAGAGCGCGCGGATCGTCGGCGAGGCCGCCGGTTCGACGAGCGCGCCGGAAGCACCGCCCCTGCGCCACGGTGGCGTCGAGCAGATCGAGAGCCAGGCTCGCGGCGGTAGATTGGCCCTCGTGGACAGACGTGCACTGCCGCTGGGTGTGCCGCGCGCAGAGCGCGCCGATGCCGCGCGCAATCGGCAGCGCCTGCTGGCCGCGGCGCGGGCGTTGATCGCGGAGGTGGGGGTCGACAAGGTCACCATGGACGGCCTGGCGGAACGTTCCGGGTTGGGTAAGGGCAGCGTCTTCCGGCATTTCGGCACCCGCGCCGGGATCTTCGATGCGTTACTGGACGAGGACGAGCGGGCGTTCCAGAACCAGGTGATGGCAGGGCCGCCGCCATTGGGCCCCGGCGCCGACCCGATCCCGCGGTTGATCGCGTTCGGTCGCGCACGGATCACTTTCCTGCTCGATCGCCAGGCCATCGCGCGCGCCGGCTTGGACCGCGCACAGCCGATTCCGGCCGGAGCCGCGACCCTGTCCCGGTTCCACATCCGGATGCTGCTGGGCCACGCCTGCCCGGACGTCGCGGACCTCGACACTCTGGCCGTTCAGCTCACCGCGGCGTTGGAAGGCCCGATCCTGCTCTATCTGTCGTCGGACGACCCGGCGCACAGCGCACATCAGCTCCGCCGACTGGCCGAGGGCTGGCAGGTCCTCGTCGAACGCGCGACCGCGCCGCGGATGGGTTGA
- a CDS encoding oxidoreductase, protein MRIDGIVDPRITLRPPPLAELDLTGKELIVIGGTNGLGRAVARQAWMLGAEVTVVGRTFRDNPAERLNFLEADLSSLRAAVRLGNELPVEAADAVLFTQGIFAAKSREETGEGIERDMAVSHLSRIAMLPGLALRLGRARTGNRFPARIFIMGSPGTGELGDPADLNAERDYRAVRAHQNTVAANEALVLAGRDRWPGPDHFGLNPGPTKTDLLSNRLGRDTLANWATQALIGLLRPSPETYAERIVPVLFATDLTGQSGLMINGKGRPIRPTRGMDDVRVDEFMTASENLLRRAVG, encoded by the coding sequence ATGCGTATAGATGGAATAGTCGACCCCCGGATCACCTTGCGGCCGCCGCCGCTGGCAGAGCTGGACTTGACCGGCAAAGAGCTGATCGTGATCGGCGGAACCAATGGTCTGGGCCGGGCCGTCGCCCGGCAGGCTTGGATGCTCGGTGCCGAGGTCACCGTGGTCGGCCGCACCTTTCGTGACAATCCGGCCGAGCGGCTGAATTTCCTCGAAGCCGACCTCTCGTCGCTGCGTGCGGCGGTCCGGCTCGGGAACGAACTGCCGGTGGAAGCCGCCGACGCGGTCTTGTTCACACAGGGAATCTTCGCGGCGAAGAGCCGGGAGGAAACCGGTGAAGGCATCGAACGCGATATGGCCGTCAGCCATCTTTCGCGCATCGCGATGTTGCCGGGACTGGCACTCCGCCTGGGCCGCGCGCGGACCGGAAACCGTTTTCCCGCAAGAATATTCATCATGGGCTCGCCCGGTACCGGAGAACTCGGCGACCCCGCCGACCTCAACGCCGAACGTGACTACCGTGCTGTCAGGGCACACCAGAACACGGTGGCCGCGAACGAAGCCCTCGTCCTCGCCGGTCGGGACCGGTGGCCGGGACCGGACCATTTCGGCTTGAATCCGGGCCCCACGAAGACCGACCTTCTGTCCAATCGCCTCGGCCGCGACACGCTCGCGAACTGGGCCACGCAAGCCCTGATCGGCCTGCTCCGTCCGTCACCGGAAACCTATGCCGAGCGCATTGTGCCGGTACTGTTCGCCACCGACCTCACCGGGCAGAGCGGGTTGATGATCAATGGCAAAGGTCGGCCGATCCGGCCCACCCGAGGCATGGACGATGTGCGCGTCGACGAGTTCATGACCGCTTCGGAAAACCTGCTGCGCCGCGCTGTCGGCTGA
- a CDS encoding TetR/AcrR family transcriptional regulator, with protein sequence MTARTRQPGSPGRRGPSKGDQREAAILDTARRLLAEQPLSSITIDQLAKGAGLSRSAFYFYFDSRDAVVHALVGASLVGLSAIVEEFDRTTPPRAAIRHAVARYLQRWRTEGTLLRAFGPASSRDAHLDDTWRATHADIQQRIVTLIDTERAADRAPAGPPDSGALAAALLAMMWRAGYEYAADEPDAAETERRVDALTAVFVRTIWCTPD encoded by the coding sequence GTGACAGCGCGGACGAGGCAACCCGGGTCGCCCGGCCGCCGCGGCCCCAGCAAAGGCGACCAGCGCGAAGCCGCGATCCTCGACACGGCCCGTCGATTGCTCGCCGAGCAGCCGCTTTCTTCCATCACGATCGACCAACTCGCCAAGGGCGCCGGCCTGTCCCGCTCGGCGTTCTACTTCTACTTCGACTCCCGCGACGCGGTCGTGCACGCACTGGTCGGTGCCAGCCTGGTCGGTTTGAGCGCCATCGTCGAGGAGTTCGACCGTACGACCCCGCCGCGCGCGGCGATCCGGCATGCCGTCGCACGGTATCTGCAACGGTGGCGGACGGAAGGCACATTGCTGCGCGCGTTCGGTCCGGCGTCGAGTCGCGACGCCCACCTCGACGACACCTGGCGGGCAACCCACGCCGACATCCAGCAGCGCATCGTCACCCTGATCGACACCGAACGCGCCGCGGACCGCGCTCCGGCGGGCCCGCCGGACAGCGGCGCACTGGCCGCGGCCCTGTTGGCGATGATGTGGCGGGCCGGCTACGAGTACGCAGCCGACGAACCCGACGCCGCGGAAACCGAACGCCGAGTCGACGCCCTCACCGCCGTATTCGTGCGCACCATCTGGTGCACACCGGACTAG
- a CDS encoding esterase/lipase family protein, translating to MSNKGLRMLGVVVAIVLAGVVRATGAQAGPVPLPVDYSTLTALADSIRYPGSEPPGVNEWSCRSTAHPEPVVLVHGTHANMRVNWNALAPLLKNDGYCVFALNFGGLKFGQIGGTGDIRDSVVELDRFIDRVRAATGATVVDLVGHSQGGPLIRYYTSVFGGASKVHDVVALAPTYRGSDALGLDPWVAMWRTALPGLAAALDELDTAAMQQFRSSEFSTALAGLPDTVPGLRYTTIVSRYDIVATPMTDQFLHGPEARNIVVQDVCPNDFTDHLAMAYDRVALREIRNGLDPEHAVRPACEQLVLPYFGG from the coding sequence ATGTCGAACAAGGGTCTGCGGATGCTGGGGGTCGTGGTGGCGATCGTGCTGGCGGGGGTGGTGCGCGCGACCGGTGCGCAGGCTGGGCCGGTGCCGCTGCCGGTGGACTACAGCACGCTGACGGCGCTGGCGGACAGCATTCGCTATCCGGGTTCGGAACCGCCGGGTGTGAACGAATGGTCTTGTCGCAGCACCGCGCACCCGGAGCCGGTAGTGCTGGTGCACGGGACGCACGCGAACATGCGAGTCAACTGGAATGCGTTGGCTCCCTTGCTGAAGAACGACGGCTATTGCGTGTTCGCGCTGAACTTCGGTGGGCTGAAGTTCGGGCAGATCGGTGGCACCGGCGACATTCGGGATTCCGTGGTCGAACTCGACCGCTTCATCGACCGGGTGCGCGCTGCCACCGGTGCGACCGTGGTGGATCTGGTCGGTCATTCGCAGGGCGGGCCGTTGATTCGCTATTACACCAGCGTGTTCGGCGGCGCGTCGAAGGTGCACGACGTGGTGGCGCTGGCGCCCACCTACCGCGGCTCCGACGCGCTCGGTCTCGATCCGTGGGTGGCGATGTGGCGCACCGCGCTGCCCGGATTGGCCGCCGCACTGGACGAACTCGACACCGCCGCGATGCAGCAGTTCCGCAGTTCGGAATTCAGCACCGCGCTCGCGGGCCTGCCGGACACTGTGCCCGGCCTGCGCTACACGACGATCGTCTCCCGCTACGACATCGTGGCGACACCTATGACGGACCAGTTCCTGCACGGTCCCGAAGCTCGCAACATCGTCGTCCAGGACGTCTGCCCGAACGATTTCACCGATCATCTCGCGATGGCCTACGACCGGGTGGCGCTGCGGGAAATCCGCAACGGCCTGGACCCCGAGCACGCGGTCCGTCCCGCGTGCGAACAACTGGTGCTGCCGTATTTCGGCGGCTGA